The Desertifilum tharense IPPAS B-1220 genome includes a region encoding these proteins:
- a CDS encoding mannose-1-phosphate guanylyltransferase has translation MTQSLIPVILAGGKGERFWPVSRKHRPKQFLCLDGSGQSLLQNTANRLLQLCDSWENLWVCTSLQLADGVEEQLPQLPEANLLAEPEGRDTAPALAWATLEVCKRYGEDAVIGFFPADHWIGNEPAYRQTIEAAVQQAIAQPAIVTLGIKPNYPSTGYGYIEQGEKTGTFNDLPVYRVNCFREKPDTATAQSFIDQGNFSWNSGMFIFRAGVVLKELQTHAPEILEPLQAKGIAAYSELPKISIDYALMEKTQLAYVLPADFGWDDLGDWNAMSRLLQGDQPNVELANHVCLDSTNAILYNTAEDEVIVTIGLEDIVVVRDRNVTLIVKKDRTQDIKKVLGQIKDNPQYHHLL, from the coding sequence ATGACTCAATCTCTCATCCCCGTAATTCTGGCTGGTGGTAAAGGAGAACGCTTTTGGCCGGTGAGTCGCAAGCATCGCCCCAAGCAGTTTCTCTGTCTGGATGGCAGCGGTCAGAGTTTATTGCAAAATACGGCAAATCGCCTGTTACAGCTTTGTGACAGTTGGGAAAATTTGTGGGTTTGTACGTCTTTACAACTGGCCGATGGGGTAGAAGAACAGCTTCCCCAACTGCCGGAGGCGAACCTGTTGGCAGAACCCGAAGGTCGCGATACGGCCCCGGCTTTGGCTTGGGCGACCTTAGAAGTCTGCAAGCGCTACGGGGAAGATGCAGTCATCGGCTTTTTTCCAGCGGATCATTGGATTGGCAACGAACCCGCCTATCGCCAGACAATTGAGGCGGCCGTGCAACAGGCGATCGCGCAACCTGCTATTGTCACCCTAGGAATCAAGCCCAACTATCCCTCGACAGGCTACGGCTATATTGAACAAGGCGAAAAAACGGGCACCTTTAACGACTTACCCGTCTACCGCGTCAACTGCTTTCGCGAAAAACCCGATACTGCAACCGCCCAAAGCTTCATCGACCAAGGTAACTTTAGCTGGAATAGCGGCATGTTTATTTTCCGGGCGGGAGTGGTTCTTAAAGAATTGCAAACCCACGCGCCTGAAATTCTCGAACCTCTGCAAGCCAAAGGCATAGCCGCGTATTCTGAATTACCCAAAATTTCCATTGATTACGCTTTGATGGAGAAAACCCAACTGGCTTACGTGCTACCTGCCGATTTTGGGTGGGATGACTTGGGAGACTGGAATGCCATGTCTCGCCTATTGCAAGGCGACCAACCCAATGTCGAACTCGCCAATCATGTTTGTTTAGATAGCACCAATGCGATTCTCTACAACACGGCAGAAGATGAAGTTATCGTTACAATCGGTTTAGAGGATATTGTCGTTGTGCGCGATCGCAATGTCACCCTCATCGTTAAAAAAGACCGCACCCAAGACATCAAAAAAGTGCTAGGTCAAATCAAAGATAACCCGCAATACCACCACCTCCTCTAA
- a CDS encoding glycosyltransferase family 2 protein: MVNTPTIAPQVTIVVVPRERFSYTRESLESIYEHTDFPFKLVYVDGGSPRHIQRYLEEQSREKDFQLIRCDRYLSPNQSRNMGLREVKTKYLVFIDNDVVVTPGWLTRLVNCAEETDAAIVGPLTCIGTPLHEMIHNPGGSTYIKEEPVETGIRRSIYQKSHFANRTVEQMRDKLQRTQCDYAEFHCMLVRTDIFEKTGLLDEGLFSTREHLDFSMMVTRAGGKVYCEREVVVTYVPGPPLQWSDLGFFMLRWSDAWDLASLKRFREKWDLTEDKYFQKRYDQLGFRRKRTIVKPLAKALTFGWRSHRMEQLLIPLEKRLNRYVSDRYARQCQQHPSSEQPLQQQPVLAQKY, translated from the coding sequence ATGGTAAATACACCTACAATCGCACCCCAAGTCACGATTGTTGTTGTTCCACGGGAGCGTTTTAGCTATACCCGCGAATCCCTAGAGAGTATATATGAGCATACCGATTTCCCCTTTAAGCTTGTGTATGTTGATGGGGGTTCGCCTCGCCACATTCAACGCTACTTAGAAGAACAATCTCGCGAAAAAGACTTTCAACTGATTCGTTGCGATCGCTATCTCTCTCCTAACCAGTCGAGAAATATGGGTCTGCGCGAAGTCAAAACCAAATATCTCGTGTTTATTGACAACGATGTTGTCGTCACCCCAGGCTGGTTAACAAGACTCGTGAATTGCGCCGAAGAAACCGATGCTGCAATTGTGGGGCCGTTAACCTGTATTGGTACGCCTCTGCATGAGATGATTCACAATCCAGGAGGCAGCACTTACATTAAAGAAGAACCCGTTGAAACGGGAATTCGGCGCTCCATCTACCAAAAAAGTCACTTCGCTAACCGGACGGTTGAGCAGATGCGCGACAAACTCCAGCGCACGCAATGCGACTATGCGGAGTTTCACTGCATGTTAGTTCGGACAGATATTTTTGAAAAAACGGGCCTGCTGGATGAAGGACTGTTCAGCACGCGCGAACACCTCGATTTCTCGATGATGGTGACTCGCGCCGGGGGTAAGGTTTATTGCGAGCGAGAAGTGGTTGTCACCTACGTTCCCGGCCCGCCATTACAATGGTCTGACTTAGGTTTCTTTATGCTGCGCTGGAGCGATGCTTGGGATCTGGCAAGCTTAAAGCGGTTTCGGGAGAAATGGGACCTCACCGAAGATAAGTATTTCCAAAAGCGATACGATCAACTGGGATTCCGTCGCAAACGCACGATTGTGAAGCCTTTAGCCAAAGCTTTGACTTTTGGATGGCGCAGCCATCGCATGGAACAACTTTTGATTCCCCTAGAAAAGCGGCTAAACCGCTATGTTAGCGATCGCTATGCGCGTCAATGCCAACAACATCCGAGTTCCGAGCAACCTCTGCAACAGCAACCCGTATTGGCGCAAAAGTATTAA
- a CDS encoding LCP family protein, which yields MARITNRQPKPSRKIALQRGGMRPSHSRSSFAARPSPIRLTTPPWLFWSCILTITTTVSATLGAMVAVLAPEPPVYLSFPQQPQGFSLFEFWQSRFQFRLTRPVNLLILGIDGELAPSAIAKDPFSGRSDTILLLRLDPNSDSVNILSIPRDTQALVPELGWVKMSQVNALGGADLSLQVMSQTFNQLPIERYIRISTGAFRELVDLVDGVEVFVERPMSYVDYTQNLTINLSPGWQTLNGQQAEEFVRFRSDEFGDIGRVQRQQLLIKALRHRFSNPTVLPRLPKILQVMQKYVDTNLSSDELLALMSFGLKTPPEGFKMVMLPGRYSDRLEYPTSYWLVEAADRDRILRDYFQRHWMTTQWGDPKNPTGQRDLTGLKIAIDNATGSPTASEQLATYLEEQGYQDLYFVRDSYANRNLPRLHQTQIIVQKGDIKSAQHLQSVLGIGRIEATSTGDIDSDLTLRIGADWLTVVSQNRR from the coding sequence GTGGCCAGAATTACAAATCGTCAGCCTAAACCGTCTAGGAAAATTGCCTTGCAACGCGGGGGAATGCGCCCTTCGCACTCTAGATCGTCTTTTGCTGCTCGTCCATCCCCCATCCGACTCACAACCCCGCCTTGGTTGTTTTGGAGTTGCATTCTGACGATTACCACGACCGTTTCGGCAACGTTGGGGGCAATGGTTGCTGTGTTAGCGCCGGAACCGCCTGTTTATCTGAGTTTTCCGCAGCAACCCCAGGGGTTCTCGCTGTTTGAGTTTTGGCAGTCTCGCTTTCAGTTTCGCCTCACTCGTCCAGTGAATCTCTTGATCTTGGGAATTGATGGCGAACTTGCGCCTTCTGCGATCGCAAAAGACCCATTTTCGGGTCGCAGCGATACCATTTTGCTGTTGCGTCTCGATCCGAATAGTGATTCGGTGAATATCCTCTCAATTCCCCGCGATACGCAAGCGCTGGTGCCGGAGTTGGGTTGGGTGAAAATGAGCCAGGTCAATGCGCTAGGGGGTGCTGATTTATCGCTGCAAGTGATGAGTCAGACGTTTAACCAATTGCCAATTGAGCGTTATATCCGGATTAGTACGGGGGCGTTTCGCGAGTTGGTGGATTTGGTGGATGGGGTAGAGGTGTTTGTCGAGCGTCCGATGTCCTATGTGGACTATACGCAAAATCTGACCATTAATTTGTCTCCGGGATGGCAAACGCTGAACGGACAGCAGGCTGAGGAGTTTGTCCGGTTTCGTTCCGATGAGTTTGGGGATATTGGTCGGGTGCAACGTCAACAACTGCTGATTAAGGCGCTGCGCCATCGGTTTAGCAATCCGACCGTGTTACCGCGCTTGCCCAAAATTTTGCAGGTGATGCAAAAGTATGTGGATACGAATCTGAGTTCCGATGAGTTGCTGGCGTTGATGTCGTTTGGACTCAAGACGCCACCGGAGGGGTTTAAGATGGTGATGTTACCGGGTCGCTATAGCGATCGCCTGGAGTACCCAACCAGTTATTGGCTGGTGGAAGCTGCCGATCGCGATCGCATCTTACGCGACTATTTTCAGCGCCACTGGATGACTACCCAATGGGGCGATCCGAAAAATCCTACAGGCCAGCGAGACTTGACTGGGTTAAAGATTGCCATTGACAATGCGACGGGTTCTCCGACCGCCAGCGAACAGTTAGCCACCTATTTAGAGGAACAAGGCTATCAGGATTTATACTTTGTGCGCGATTCCTACGCGAATCGCAATTTACCCCGCCTGCATCAAACCCAAATCATTGTCCAAAAAGGCGACATTAAAAGCGCGCAACACCTGCAAAGCGTATTAGGGATTGGACGCATTGAGGCAACTTCAACCGGGGATATTGATTCGGATTTAACCCTCCGCATTGGCGCAGATTGGTTAACTGTTGTTTCGCAAAATCGGCGATGA
- a CDS encoding pentapeptide repeat-containing protein gives MLSESNRVHQVDKKFDTDVSNEEFKNQLFIRLIALKKQFTKIDFSYSIFDTCYLRNCQFDTCDFTGCRFVGTNLSGAKFTNCEFMYATFEKTFIDKYILDQECPEEENLKLKFARSLRMNYQSLGDAESANKAMSVELKATEEHLYKSWHDNSTYYRNKYKGWERVKAFMQWVQFKLLDLIWGNGESLWKLVRAILIIFVLMTLSDVFVFKDYQRIDSYIQSVFKAPQIFFGTLSPSNYPSSYLTVILFIRLVAFGFFMSILIKRFNRR, from the coding sequence ATGCTGTCTGAAAGCAATAGAGTTCACCAGGTAGATAAAAAATTCGATACTGACGTTTCTAATGAGGAATTTAAAAACCAACTGTTCATTCGTCTCATTGCCTTGAAAAAGCAGTTTACTAAAATTGATTTCAGTTATTCAATCTTTGACACTTGCTATCTTCGGAACTGTCAGTTTGATACATGCGACTTCACTGGATGTCGTTTTGTTGGAACTAATTTATCCGGTGCGAAGTTCACTAATTGTGAATTTATGTATGCCACTTTTGAGAAAACATTTATCGACAAATATATTTTGGATCAAGAGTGCCCAGAGGAAGAAAATCTCAAGCTGAAGTTTGCACGGTCACTCCGAATGAATTACCAATCTCTCGGAGATGCAGAATCTGCTAATAAAGCAATGAGCGTAGAGCTAAAAGCTACTGAAGAACACTTGTATAAGTCGTGGCACGATAATTCAACCTATTACAGGAACAAATATAAGGGATGGGAACGGGTTAAAGCATTTATGCAATGGGTTCAATTTAAATTGCTTGATCTTATATGGGGTAACGGTGAAAGTCTTTGGAAGCTAGTACGAGCAATTCTTATTATATTTGTTCTCATGACTTTAAGTGATGTTTTTGTATTTAAAGATTATCAGCGTATTGATAGCTATATACAATCAGTTTTTAAGGCACCCCAAATCTTTTTCGGAACGCTCTCTCCATCAAATTATCCGAGTTCATACCTCACAGTAATCTTATTTATCAGGTTAGTTGCCTTTGGCTTTTTTATGTCAATTCTTATCAAACGATTTAATCGGCGCTAG
- a CDS encoding phycocyanobilin:ferredoxin oxidoreductase, protein MVGTSQPSLREQQHPLIRQLADMLERVWQTHLDLSPYELPSELGYVEGRLEGEKLIIENKCFQTPQFRKIHLELARVGTMLDILHCVMFPRPEYAIPLFGCDLVGGRGQISAAIADLSPTGRDRTLPLNYQQALNALPNPEFSQVRELPPWGDIFSEYCLFIRPADPAEDARFLQRVESFVDIHCQNAIAQPPSSEEQTLESLEGQRRYCLQQQQNDKTRRVLEKAFGPEWADNYMTTVLFDAI, encoded by the coding sequence ATGGTAGGAACCTCACAACCCTCATTGCGAGAACAGCAACACCCCCTGATCCGCCAGCTAGCGGATATGCTGGAACGGGTGTGGCAGACGCATCTTGACCTTTCTCCCTACGAGTTACCTAGCGAACTGGGGTATGTGGAAGGGCGTTTGGAGGGCGAAAAGCTGATTATTGAAAACAAGTGCTTTCAAACGCCGCAGTTTCGCAAAATTCACCTAGAGTTGGCTAGGGTGGGGACGATGTTGGATATTTTGCACTGCGTTATGTTTCCCCGTCCAGAGTATGCTATTCCTTTGTTTGGTTGCGATTTGGTGGGGGGACGCGGACAAATTAGCGCCGCGATCGCAGATTTGTCTCCCACAGGACGCGATCGCACTTTACCCTTAAACTATCAACAGGCTTTAAACGCTTTACCCAACCCAGAATTTTCCCAAGTTCGCGAGTTACCCCCTTGGGGCGATATCTTCTCGGAGTATTGTCTGTTTATCCGTCCGGCTGACCCCGCAGAAGATGCCCGGTTTCTGCAACGGGTAGAATCATTTGTGGACATTCATTGCCAAAACGCGATCGCGCAGCCACCCAGTTCTGAAGAACAAACCTTAGAATCCCTAGAAGGTCAGCGTCGCTACTGCTTGCAACAACAACAAAATGATAAAACTCGACGGGTTTTAGAAAAAGCCTTTGGGCCAGAATGGGCTGACAATTATATGACGACGGTTTTGTTTGACGCAATTTAA
- a CDS encoding nucleotidyltransferase domain-containing protein yields MHIYGFGSICRGEISLGSDIDILAIVESYDSRIDPNTFSVYSYKRIQELWLEGNPFAWHLSLESRLLFSSDKLDYLKVLGTPENYKNCVRDCEKFFSLFREAHASIITSNNSRVFDLSTVFLSIRNIATCFSLGVIEQPDFSRNSALRLGVNSIPLALDTYHILERARILCTRGYGKNITDDEIDTTLRRLNEIHKWMYNLVEKAKEHERV; encoded by the coding sequence ATGCATATTTATGGATTCGGTTCCATATGCCGTGGAGAGATATCTCTAGGCTCAGACATTGATATCCTGGCAATTGTAGAAAGTTATGACTCTCGTATCGATCCAAATACTTTCTCAGTCTATTCTTACAAGAGAATTCAAGAACTTTGGCTGGAAGGTAATCCTTTTGCATGGCATCTATCACTTGAGTCACGGCTTCTTTTTTCATCAGACAAACTTGACTATCTAAAAGTCTTGGGAACCCCAGAAAATTATAAAAACTGTGTTCGAGACTGTGAAAAGTTCTTTTCACTGTTTCGTGAAGCTCATGCTTCGATAATTACAAGTAACAATAGTAGAGTGTTTGATTTGTCTACTGTGTTTTTAAGTATAAGAAATATTGCAACCTGCTTCTCCCTTGGTGTCATAGAACAACCTGACTTCTCTAGGAACTCCGCGCTTCGCTTGGGAGTTAATAGTATTCCACTTGCATTAGATACATACCATATTTTAGAGAGAGCTAGAATATTATGCACAAGGGGGTACGGCAAAAACATAACAGATGATGAAATAGATACTACGCTCCGCCGACTAAATGAAATACATAAGTGGATGTATAACTTAGTAGAAAAAGCTAAAGAACATGAACGAGTTTAA
- a CDS encoding AarF/ABC1/UbiB kinase family protein yields the protein MLSLTKTSSRQREILEVVFRNGWDYMRGLLTGGKASKPQLPSPEVLRNILIELGPVYVKLGQLLSTRPDLLPGRYIDALSTLQAQVPAVAWPEIEVLIRQQLNGPLEEIFAELNPQPVAAGSIAQTHKATLADGRKVAIKVQRPGIDLVIAQDIALIKGLAELVSISDFGSDFDLVALADEFSKALLAELDFTQEASFADQLRRNLSTSRWFDPKQVVVPQIYWNLTNKKLLVMEWLDGVPILSSSLSASQHLAGSRTNGTTDAAVVAEQRRAVTTLLFRAFFQQIYIDGFFHADPHPGNLFYLDDGRVALLDCGMIGRLDPRTQQILTEMLLAIVDIDSQRCAQLTLQLAESSPRVNLARLESDYDRMLRKYYNLSLSEIKFSEVIYEVLDVSRNNKVILPGSMGLYAKALANLEGVARTFDPEINLLDQIKPLITDLFRRQLLGDDPLQTLLRTALDVKSLSLQSPRQLELLLDRMTSETMHWNLTLRDLDPLRRSLDDSANRLSFSIVVGSLIMGAAIISAKAQTAQLLVPSNALFAAASFLGLWLIVSILRSGRLRS from the coding sequence ATGCTATCCCTTACCAAAACGAGTTCTCGGCAAAGAGAGATCCTAGAAGTAGTCTTCCGCAACGGCTGGGACTACATGAGAGGTCTACTCACAGGGGGTAAAGCCAGCAAACCCCAGTTACCCTCACCGGAAGTTCTGCGAAACATCCTCATTGAGTTGGGGCCCGTCTATGTCAAGTTAGGACAACTCCTCAGTACCCGTCCTGACTTGCTTCCAGGGCGCTATATTGATGCCCTTTCTACCCTGCAAGCGCAAGTTCCCGCCGTCGCTTGGCCAGAAATCGAGGTTCTAATTCGCCAGCAGTTAAACGGCCCTTTAGAAGAAATCTTCGCAGAACTCAACCCCCAACCCGTCGCCGCCGGTTCCATCGCCCAAACCCACAAAGCGACGCTAGCCGATGGTCGTAAAGTCGCCATTAAAGTGCAGCGGCCGGGTATTGATTTGGTGATTGCCCAGGATATCGCTTTAATTAAGGGATTAGCAGAACTCGTTTCAATCAGCGATTTTGGGTCTGATTTTGACCTCGTGGCTTTAGCCGATGAATTTAGCAAAGCCTTACTCGCAGAACTAGACTTTACCCAAGAAGCCAGCTTTGCAGACCAACTCCGCCGCAACCTCTCCACCAGCCGTTGGTTTGACCCCAAACAAGTTGTTGTTCCTCAAATCTACTGGAACCTAACCAACAAGAAACTCCTGGTGATGGAGTGGCTAGACGGCGTACCCATCCTCTCTTCGAGTCTATCGGCCTCCCAGCATTTGGCAGGTTCGAGAACCAATGGCACAACCGATGCCGCCGTTGTCGCCGAACAGCGTCGCGCCGTCACCACGCTGCTATTCCGCGCTTTCTTCCAACAAATCTACATTGATGGCTTCTTCCATGCCGACCCGCATCCCGGCAATTTGTTCTATCTCGATGATGGTCGCGTTGCCTTATTAGATTGTGGCATGATTGGGCGTTTAGACCCGCGCACCCAGCAAATTCTCACCGAGATGTTATTGGCAATTGTCGATATTGATTCTCAGCGCTGCGCCCAATTAACCTTACAACTGGCCGAGTCTAGCCCGCGCGTTAATCTCGCCCGTTTAGAAAGCGACTATGACCGAATGCTGCGGAAATATTACAACCTCAGCCTCTCGGAAATTAAGTTTAGCGAAGTCATTTATGAAGTCTTAGATGTTTCGCGCAACAATAAAGTAATTTTACCGGGTAGCATGGGCTTATATGCCAAAGCGCTAGCCAATTTAGAAGGAGTAGCGCGGACATTTGACCCCGAAATTAATCTCTTAGATCAGATTAAACCGCTGATTACCGACTTATTCCGGCGACAGCTTTTAGGGGATGACCCCTTACAAACGCTACTCAGAACCGCTTTAGATGTGAAGAGTTTGTCGTTGCAATCTCCCCGACAATTAGAGTTGTTGCTGGATAGGATGACCTCGGAGACAATGCACTGGAATTTAACGCTGCGAGATTTAGACCCGTTACGTCGCAGCTTAGATGATTCTGCCAATCGTCTCTCGTTTAGTATTGTCGTCGGTTCTCTAATTATGGGTGCGGCAATTATTTCCGCAAAAGCCCAAACCGCCCAATTACTCGTACCCAGCAATGCCTTATTTGCGGCTGCAAGTTTCTTAGGACTCTGGCTAATTGTCAGTATTTTACGTTCGGGAAGATTGCGGTCTTGA
- a CDS encoding class I SAM-dependent methyltransferase — MQNQQPPILFDQKAAASYDQQTDLLAGREALFSLMCLILSELPADARILCVGAGTGTEMIVLAQAFPQWQFTAVEPAPAMLDICRQKAEQSGIAPRCTFHEGYLDSLPASDLFDAATCLLVSQFLKQAEERSHFFGQIAQRLHPGGVLINADLVLGLSPPVYQSLIEVWLRMRGSGWSEEDIEKMRAGWNLHIATLTPSEVEAIITAGGFDTPVLFFQTLFIHAWFSKRTAPG; from the coding sequence ATGCAAAATCAACAGCCACCCATTTTATTCGACCAAAAGGCCGCTGCTTCCTACGACCAGCAAACCGATCTTTTGGCGGGGCGCGAGGCACTATTCTCGTTAATGTGCCTGATTCTCTCAGAGCTTCCGGCTGATGCACGGATTCTGTGCGTTGGTGCAGGAACCGGAACGGAAATGATCGTTCTGGCGCAAGCCTTTCCGCAATGGCAGTTCACCGCTGTCGAGCCGGCACCGGCGATGCTGGATATTTGTCGTCAAAAAGCCGAACAAAGCGGTATCGCCCCACGTTGCACGTTCCACGAAGGTTATCTCGATTCACTGCCCGCATCTGACCTGTTCGATGCGGCGACTTGCCTATTGGTCTCTCAGTTCTTAAAGCAAGCCGAAGAGCGGAGCCACTTTTTCGGACAAATCGCGCAACGCCTTCACCCTGGTGGAGTTTTGATCAATGCCGATTTGGTTCTGGGTCTGTCGCCTCCGGTTTATCAGAGCTTGATTGAAGTTTGGCTGCGAATGCGAGGCTCCGGCTGGAGTGAGGAAGACATCGAAAAGATGCGTGCTGGTTGGAATTTACACATCGCGACTTTAACACCATCTGAAGTCGAAGCAATAATCACAGCGGGTGGCTTCGATACTCCGGTATTGTTTTTCCAAACCCTGTTCATTCACGCTTGGTTTTCAAAGCGAACAGCACCGGGTTAA
- a CDS encoding Dabb family protein, producing MIEHIVLFKWQPDTSPEAIATIIEALKSLQDKIPGIVDLSCGENFCERSKGFTHGLVVRFVDRAALENYGPHPEHQAIVQELIKPVLLDILALDFAIEC from the coding sequence ATGATTGAGCATATTGTTTTGTTTAAGTGGCAGCCAGACACCTCCCCAGAAGCGATCGCCACAATTATAGAAGCCCTCAAAAGCTTGCAGGATAAGATTCCCGGAATTGTAGACCTAAGCTGTGGGGAAAACTTTTGCGAACGGTCTAAAGGCTTTACGCATGGCTTAGTGGTTCGGTTTGTCGATCGAGCCGCCTTAGAAAATTACGGCCCCCATCCCGAACACCAGGCAATCGTGCAAGAGTTGATTAAACCTGTTTTGCTGGATATTTTAGCGCTAGATTTTGCAATTGAGTGCTGA